A genome region from Musa acuminata AAA Group cultivar baxijiao chromosome BXJ3-5, Cavendish_Baxijiao_AAA, whole genome shotgun sequence includes the following:
- the LOC103973770 gene encoding MYB-like transcription factor ODO1 produces the protein MGRRPCCDNSGLKRGPWTAEEDQKLISFILNNGIHRWRLVPKLAGLMRCGKSCRLRWTNYLRPDLKRGAISEEEENQIIQLHSSLGNRWSKIASHFPGRTDNEIKNHWNTRIKKKLELLRVDPATHQLIINQQPERYDHGHADARPQAEGKSTDVSEDEFGLMHSSIWMPSDRSSNEEETIPQVKSSGSCSSSFCASSMASALDTEETKLCYDSFPPWEAMYPFEDLVLHGSLL, from the exons ATGGGGAGGCGACCGTGCTGTGACAATTCCGGGCTGAAGAGGGGTCCATGGACAGCAGAGGAAGACCAGAAGCTCATCAGCTTCATCCTCAACAACGGCATACACCGTTGGCGTCTCGTGCCGAAGCTTGCTG GTCTTATGAGATGTGGGAAGAGCTGCAGGCTGAGATGGACTAACTACCTTCGTCCTGACCTCAAGAGAGGCGCCATTTCCGAGGAAGAAGAGAACCAGATCATCCAGCTCCACTCCAGCCTCGGGAACAG ATGGTCCAAGATCGCATCACACTTCCCTGGCCGAactgacaacgagatcaagaaccacTGGAACACCCGAATCAAGAAGAAGCTCGAGCTCCTTCGCGTGGATCCAGCGACCCACCAGCTCATCATCAATCAGCAGCCTGAGAGATATGATCATGGACATGCCGATGCTCGTCCACAAGCAGAAGGGAAGAGCACAGATGTGTCCGAAGACGAATTTGGTCTCATGCATAGTAGCATTTGGATGCCAAGTGATCGGAGCTCGAACGAAGAAGAGACGATACCACAGGTCAAGTCTTCAGGCAGCTGCAGCTCTTCCTTCTGTGCCTCCTCTATGGCAAGTGCACTTGATACTGAAGAAACCAAGCTGTGCTATGACTCTTTTCCTCCATGGGAAGCCATGTATCCTTTTGAGGATCTCGTCCTTCATGGGAGCTTGCTGTAA